Proteins encoded together in one Electrophorus electricus isolate fEleEle1 chromosome 9, fEleEle1.pri, whole genome shotgun sequence window:
- the fbxw8 gene encoding F-box/WD repeat-containing protein 8 — MEEDELLAFREQWKEELEKKTEQHRNVSSDVGAQLKKNNKCGYFGHSNITNANDQQICGRNVVSGKKHIRDSVKDQPQYVSIAAGLLGGRTSPLLDRIEEERARRKRRLHCEEDESNGAAPRRIISPGVKLIDQFIQDLNEINDIPFFDVELPYELALKIFQFLSKRDLGRCAQVSKSWRVLAEDEVLWYRLCLKDGHYSGASVSDSPCWKSTLRDCCTTEKIVKYNWKNRVGSISHLQYELGKVLCDVNSCDRLVIAGYTSGDVRLWDTLHWDSGASYLRPAHTIRDESPPPHVSFVRVIEAVACAAYENGCVDVWSTESGLEAVHHYQHLQRVCALDLGADGPVLASASGSEVRVDSPDDQGYWRTRCLTRLAKPVDGVLVVPGKRELPLVSVWAGESVYLLDSSRSGIEEEEEDEGARLLHSVYGHPVTCLDVMACRAALGVKSSGWGMNDGGNKVQVYSLETRQAELGLGNSPGDFTCINLRDAPPHLLVCGNKDRRVRVFDLRSGTSVVSLYAHHLGVTTVQADDWKIVSGGGEGLVSVWEMRMGAKLWEMHNRHPVRHVRFDASSLVTANIPDEKSPRGACITDDDLTAHRRHRGAICFYDFSADSSAQDRVLPICRSSYSETSGYNYNIGLAVPYDALTEPQTSGL, encoded by the exons ATGGAGGAGGACGAGCTTTTGGCCTTTCGAGAACAGTGGAAAGAGGAGTTAGAAAAAAAGACTGAGCAGCACCGCAATGTTTCTAGTGACGTCGGCGCTCAGctaaaaaagaacaacaaatgtGGGTATTTCGGGCATTCCAACATAACGAATGCGAATGACCAACAAATATGTGGTCGTAATGTTGTCTCTGGAAAGAAACACATTCGGGACAGTGTGAAGGACCAACCGCAGTACGTGTCCATCGCAGCGGGTTTGCTGGGTGGAAGGACGAGTCCCTTACTGGACAGAATCGAGGAGGAGAGGGCGCGTCGGAAGCGGAGACTCCACTGCGAGGAGGACGAGTCTAACGGCGCAGCGCCTCGGAGAATAATCAGCCCGGGTGTTAAGCTGATCGACCAGTTTATTCAGGATTTG AATGAAATCAATGACATCCCTTTCTTTGATGTGGAGTTGCCCTACGAACTAGCGCTGAAGATTTTCCAGTTCCTGAGTAAACGTGATCTAGGACGATGTGCTCAA GTGAGTAAGTCTTGGAGAGTGTTGGCAGAGGACGAGGTCCTGTGGTACAGACTGTGCCTGAAAGACGGGCATTATAGCGGGGCGAGTGTCTCTGACTCCCCCTGCTGGAAGAGCACCCTCAGAGACTGCTGCACCACAGAGAAGATAGTAAAATACAACTGGAAG AATAGAGTTGGGTCAATTAGCCATCTGCAGTATGAGTTAGGAAAAGTGCTGTGTGATGTCAACTCCTGCGATAGACTCGTTATTGCTGG CTATACCTCAGGTGACGTGCGACTGTGGGACACACTCCATTGGGACTCAGGTGCTTCATACCTACGACCTGCCCACACCATCAGAGATGAGAGCCCACCACCTCATGTCAGTTTTGTACGAGTCATTGAGGCAGTGGCCTGCGCAGCATATGAGAACG GCTGCGTGGATGTTTGGAGCACGGAATCTGGCCTCGAAGCTGTTCATCATTATCAGCACCTCCAGCGGGTCTGTGCCCTAGACCTCGGTGCTGACGGCCCAGTCTTAGCCTCCGCATCTGGGTCAGAAGTGCGAGTGGATTCCCCAGATGATCAGGGTTACTGGAGGACAAGGTGCCTCACCCGTCTAGCTAAACCT GTGGATGGGGTGTTGGTGGTCCCAGGGAAGCGTGAGTTGCCACTGGTTTCGGTGTGGGCTGGGGAGAGCGTTTATCTCCTGGATTCGAGTCGGAGCGGAatagaagaagaggaagaagatgaaggagcCAGGTTGCTGCACTCTGTGTACGGCCACCCTGTCACGTGCCTGGACGTGATGGCCTGCAGGGCCGCCCTGGGTGTCAAGAGCAGCGGCTGGGGCATGAATGATGGGGGCAACAAG GTTCAGGTGTACAGCCTTGAGACTCGCCAGGCTGAGCTGGGGTTGGGGAACTCGCCGGGAGACTTCACCTGCATCAACCTGAGAGATGCCCCTCCACACCTGCTGGTGTGTGGGAACAAAGACAGacg GGTCCGAGTGTTTGACCTGCGTTCTGGCACCTCAGTGGTCTCCCTGTATGCCCATCACCTGGGAGTAACCACGGTGCAGGCGGATGACTGGAAGATCGTAAGCGGCGGTGGCGAGGGATTGGTCAGTGTGTGGGAAATGAGGATGGGGGCGAAGCTCTGGGAAATGCACAACAG gcacCCTGTCCGTCACGTGCGGTTCGACGCCAGCTCCCTGGTGACGGCCAACATCCCTGATGAGAAGAGCCCGCGTGGTGCCTGCATCACCGATGACGACCTCACTGCTCACCGCAG ACACCGGGGGGCGATCTGCTTCTATGATTTCTCTGCAGACTCGTCTGCCCAGGATCGCGTTCTGCCCATCTGTAGGTCCAGCTACTCCGAGACGAGCGGTTATAACTACAATATCGGCCTGGCTGTCCCTTACGACGCGCTCACCGAGCCCCAGACCTCTGGCCTCTGA
- the tesca gene encoding tescalcin a gives MGTSQSVEMQQNFQDLAENTGFSLEQVRNLYKRFKYLAKDEDTLSKASFETISDLAENPIKNQIINAFFDKRNFGNYEKGTVSEISFEQFLTVMSFFRPLGQDVKQEDKEKIRREKLHFLFNMHDKDGSGTITLDEYRRVVEELVSSSGTTESETAKVIADAAMLEVMNVTMEEMGAHDGINFEDFFKILKGFELESRMHVRFLNMDTTTMNCRK, from the exons ATGGGAACTTCGCAGTCCGTGGAAATGCAGCAGAATTTCCAAGACCTCGCAGAGAACACTGGTT TTTCTCTGGAGCAGGTCAGAAACCTGTACAAAAGGTTTAAGTACTTGGCCAAGGACGAGGACACTTTAAG CAAGGCCAGTTTTGAAACCATCAGTGATTTGGCAGAGAACCCCATCAAAAACCAGATCATCAATGCCTTCTTTGATAAAAG GAACTTTGGTAACTATGAGAAGGGAACTGTGTCAGAGATCAGCTTTGAGCAGTTCCTCACCGTGATGTCATTCTTCCGCCCACTGGGACAAGACGTGAAACAGGAGGATAAAGAGAAGATCAGAAGGGAGAAATTGCACT TCCTGTTCAACATGCACGACAAAGACGGCAGCGGTACCATCACGCTGGATGAGTACAGACGG GTCGTGGAGGAGTTGGTGTCCAGCTCCGGAACCACAGAGAGCGAAACGGCCAAGGTCATCGCTGACGCCGCCATGCTTGAGGTGATGAATGTCACCATGGAGGAAATG GGAGCACATGATGGAATCAACTTTGAGGACTTTTTTAAG ATTTTAAAAGGCTTCGAGCTCGAGTCACGTATGCATGTCCGCTTCCTGAACATGGACACTACGACAATGAACTGCAGAAAGTGA